From one Pristiophorus japonicus isolate sPriJap1 unplaced genomic scaffold, sPriJap1.hap1 HAP1_SCAFFOLD_579, whole genome shotgun sequence genomic stretch:
- the LOC139254801 gene encoding zinc finger protein 664-like — translation MESHKDTRTMEKPWKCAECGQVFRSPSELEIHRRNHTGERPFTCSECGKGYTCSSYLQSHQRTHTGERPFTCSECGKRFTHSFILLTHQRVHTGERPYICSECGKGFTRSSNLPIHMRVHTGERPFTCSVCGKGFIQSSTLLIHMRVHTGERPFTCSVCGKGCSTSSNLLKHQRVHK, via the coding sequence atggagagtcacaaggatacacgcaccatggagaaaccgtggaaatgtgctgAATGTGGGcaggtattcagatcaccgtctgagctggaaattcatcgacgcaatcacactggggagaggccgttcacctgctcagagtgtgggaagggatacacttGTTCATCCTACCTGCAgtcacaccaacgcactcacactggggagaggccgttcacctgctctgagtgtgggaagagattcactcattcattcatcctgctgacacaccagcgagttcacactggggagaggccatacatctgctctgagtgtgggaagggattcactcggtcatccaacctgccgaTACAcatgcgagttcacactggggagaggccgttcacctgctctgtgtgtgggaagggattcattcagtcatccaccctgctgatacacatgcgagttcacactggggagaggccgttcacctgctctgtgtgtgggaagggatgcagtacgtcatccaacctgctgaaacaccagcgcgttcacaagtga